The Maribacter aquivivus genome has a segment encoding these proteins:
- the lipA gene encoding lipoyl synthase yields the protein MSTVLKENVAPPKGKPKWLRVKLPTGKKYTQLRGLVDKYDLHTICTSGSCPNMGECWGEGTATFMILGNVCTRSCGFCGVKTGRPENVDWAEPEKVARSIKIMSIKHAVITSVDRDDLKDMGSIIWAETVKAIRRMNPTTTLETLIPDFQGIEKHLDRIIAVSPEVVSHNMETVKRLTREVRIQAKYERSLEALNYLKKQGINRTKSGIMLGLGEHEDEVITTLADLRNADVDVVTIGQYLQPSKKHLPVKEFITPEQFKKYEDIGLEMGFRHVESGALVRSSYKAHKHIL from the coding sequence ATGTCTACAGTTTTAAAAGAAAATGTTGCCCCACCAAAAGGTAAACCGAAATGGCTTAGAGTAAAATTACCTACGGGTAAGAAATACACGCAGCTTAGAGGTTTAGTGGATAAGTATGACCTACACACTATTTGCACTAGTGGTAGCTGCCCTAACATGGGTGAATGCTGGGGTGAAGGTACCGCAACTTTTATGATCCTAGGTAATGTTTGTACCAGATCATGCGGATTCTGCGGTGTTAAAACCGGTAGACCTGAAAATGTAGATTGGGCAGAACCTGAGAAGGTTGCAAGATCTATAAAGATCATGAGTATTAAGCACGCTGTAATTACATCTGTTGATAGAGATGACCTTAAAGACATGGGCTCTATCATTTGGGCTGAAACAGTGAAGGCGATACGCAGAATGAACCCTACTACAACTTTAGAAACTTTAATACCTGATTTTCAAGGTATAGAAAAGCATTTAGATAGAATTATTGCCGTTTCTCCAGAAGTTGTTTCACATAATATGGAAACTGTTAAAAGGCTTACTAGAGAAGTACGTATACAAGCAAAATATGAACGTAGTCTTGAAGCGCTTAACTACCTAAAAAAGCAAGGCATCAATAGAACTAAATCTGGTATTATGCTTGGTCTTGGTGAACATGAAGATGAAGTTATTACCACTTTGGCAGATTTGCGTAATGCAGATGTAGATGTTGTTACTATCGGTCAGTACTTACAGCCCTCGAAAAAACACCTTCCTGTTAAGGAATTTATTACACCTGAGCAGTTTAAAAAATATGAAGATATAGGTCTTGAAATGGGATTTAGACATGTTGAAAGTGGTGCCTTAGTTAGATCTTCTTACAAAGCACACAAGCATATTCTATAA
- a CDS encoding hybrid sensor histidine kinase/response regulator codes for MKILFLNKALKILLVPIVILATTTALFSQDQIQKTDIQPYFDQARKFKNQDKIDLALETLNTAANEAEKGEDIKGLIDSLHELALLYLKIDKEGDTEFYWDRASVLLKDIAYPYGDGMHKYIEAILLHRSNRNFQALFMLNEAKQLNNDRNFYNNLLLTEAKVYLSLEKYDSASKNLNSLIVNTDLYEKEYLTTQAYLTLAELNLKIDNLSEAAKNGENALTLATANGFLEDIKNSNTLLSSVYERLGLYQKSLVNSQNLVQLKDSIFNIDKNIIEAKTADKIRDDYKTEEIARQEKKIEELTESQNRSELTAILTSAFLIIISLLAVTLYRNNQIKLKTNDLLQTKNKELQIARDGAVQAMEAKTNFLSTVSHELRTPLYAVTGLTHLLLEENPEEHQKEHLKALKFSGDYLLNFINDILHINKIDANKLEPLNMEFNLNKVINEVINSLGQSAKANKTNLVLEYDSEIPGNLLSDPLKLSQVFMNLIGNSIKFTKGGEVKVIAKLLNKVDDDITIYFEVKDNGIGISKEKQKSIFEGFEQGSIQINREYGGTGLGLTIVKSLLSLFESKIELESALGEGSSFFFEIKMKSIDSTTEDIPFEITPKDYDFKGLHLLIVEDNKINQVITKKMLSKREMTSDIANNGHEAVTAAQENVYDAILMDIHMPGISGEEATIQIRKFNQDTPIIALTAISLDDSLESFYAAGCDDVVTKPFKPEVFYQKIGENIFDKRPKKSLS; via the coding sequence TTGAAGATTTTATTTTTAAATAAAGCACTTAAAATTTTACTAGTCCCCATTGTAATTTTGGCGACTACCACTGCCCTATTCTCACAAGATCAAATACAAAAAACAGATATACAGCCTTATTTTGATCAAGCAAGAAAATTTAAGAATCAAGATAAAATCGATCTTGCGCTTGAAACACTTAATACAGCTGCAAATGAAGCTGAAAAAGGTGAAGATATTAAAGGTCTTATTGATAGTTTACACGAATTAGCGCTACTTTACTTAAAGATTGACAAAGAGGGTGATACTGAATTTTACTGGGATCGCGCGAGTGTTCTATTAAAAGATATCGCATACCCCTATGGTGATGGTATGCACAAATATATTGAAGCTATTCTTTTACACAGAAGCAACAGAAACTTTCAAGCGTTGTTTATGCTCAATGAAGCTAAACAATTAAATAACGACCGTAATTTCTATAACAATCTGTTATTAACCGAAGCAAAGGTATATCTCAGTTTAGAGAAATATGATAGTGCCTCTAAAAACTTAAACTCACTTATTGTAAACACAGATCTTTACGAAAAAGAATATCTTACTACCCAAGCGTATCTAACGCTTGCTGAGTTAAATTTAAAAATCGATAATTTATCTGAGGCTGCAAAAAATGGTGAGAACGCACTAACACTTGCTACTGCCAACGGTTTTTTAGAAGACATTAAAAATTCAAACACCTTATTATCTTCTGTATATGAAAGACTTGGTTTATACCAAAAGTCTCTTGTAAACTCGCAAAATTTGGTGCAATTAAAAGATTCTATTTTCAATATTGATAAAAATATAATTGAAGCCAAAACAGCAGATAAGATCAGAGATGATTATAAGACTGAAGAAATTGCACGCCAAGAGAAAAAAATAGAAGAGCTTACCGAGTCTCAAAACAGATCTGAACTTACGGCAATTTTAACTTCTGCATTTTTAATTATTATTTCATTATTGGCAGTTACACTGTATAGAAATAACCAGATAAAGTTAAAAACCAACGATCTTTTACAGACTAAAAATAAAGAACTACAAATTGCTAGAGATGGCGCGGTACAAGCAATGGAAGCGAAAACAAATTTCCTTTCTACAGTTAGTCACGAACTTAGAACTCCGCTTTACGCTGTTACTGGTTTAACCCATCTTCTATTAGAAGAAAACCCAGAAGAACATCAAAAAGAACATTTAAAAGCGCTAAAATTTTCTGGAGATTACTTACTTAACTTTATTAATGACATTTTACACATCAACAAAATTGATGCGAACAAATTAGAACCCCTAAACATGGAGTTCAACCTTAATAAGGTAATTAATGAAGTTATTAATTCTTTAGGACAAAGTGCAAAGGCAAATAAGACAAACTTAGTTTTAGAATACGATTCTGAAATACCAGGTAATTTACTGAGTGACCCTCTAAAACTCTCTCAAGTATTTATGAATTTGATTGGTAACTCCATCAAATTCACCAAAGGTGGTGAGGTAAAGGTTATTGCCAAATTATTGAACAAAGTCGATGATGATATTACCATCTATTTTGAAGTTAAAGATAATGGTATTGGAATTTCAAAAGAGAAGCAAAAAAGTATTTTTGAAGGATTTGAACAAGGCTCTATTCAGATTAACCGTGAGTATGGTGGTACCGGTCTAGGTCTTACTATTGTAAAAAGTCTACTGAGCTTATTTGAAAGTAAAATTGAGCTTGAGAGTGCATTAGGCGAAGGCAGTTCTTTCTTCTTTGAAATTAAAATGAAGAGCATTGATAGCACAACCGAAGACATTCCGTTTGAAATTACGCCTAAAGATTATGATTTTAAAGGGCTGCATTTACTAATTGTTGAGGATAACAAAATAAACCAGGTCATTACCAAAAAGATGCTTTCTAAAAGAGAAATGACCAGTGATATTGCCAATAATGGTCATGAAGCAGTTACAGCCGCTCAAGAGAATGTATATGATGCTATACTTATGGATATTCATATGCCTGGTATTAGTGGTGAAGAAGCGACCATTCAAATTAGAAAATTCAATCAAGACACTCCTATAATTGCACTTACAGCCATTTCATTAGATGATAGTTTAGAGAGTTTTTACGCCGCAGGTTGTGATGATGTAGTTACTAAACCCTTTAAGCCTGAAGTTTTTTACCAAAAGATAGGTGAGAATATTTTTGACAAAAGACCTAAGAAGTCTTTGTCATAA
- a CDS encoding RNA polymerase sigma factor, producing the protein MNKTDTLEETIRKAKEGKQIAFSRLLDMFWNDVYGFQLKRTENENDSEDITIQTFSKAFDKIKTYNESYVFKTWLIAISKNIHIDLVRKRKKSLLDSRSNSEVITSALDVSPSMEDQLIQEQNLADLLRDIKKLKPHYQAVINLRYFNELSYADIAAHLNEPINSVKVKLLRAKKLLSEIIKDRK; encoded by the coding sequence TTGAATAAAACAGACACTTTAGAAGAAACAATACGCAAAGCGAAAGAAGGCAAGCAAATTGCTTTTAGTCGCTTATTAGACATGTTTTGGAACGATGTTTACGGCTTTCAATTAAAGCGTACCGAAAATGAGAATGATTCTGAGGACATTACCATTCAAACTTTTTCTAAAGCTTTTGATAAGATAAAGACTTATAACGAGTCGTACGTTTTTAAAACTTGGTTAATTGCTATTTCTAAAAACATACATATCGATTTAGTTAGAAAGCGAAAAAAGAGCTTATTAGATTCTAGAAGTAATTCTGAAGTAATAACGAGCGCCTTAGATGTTTCACCTTCTATGGAAGACCAATTGATTCAAGAACAAAATTTAGCCGATTTACTTAGAGATATTAAAAAACTGAAACCTCATTACCAAGCCGTTATCAATCTTAGGTATTTTAATGAGCTAAGTTATGCTGATATTGCCGCTCACTTGAACGAGCCTATAAACAGTGTCAAAGTAAAACTTCTAAGGGCTAAAAAATTACTTTCTGAAATTATCAAGGACAGAAAATAA
- a CDS encoding membrane or secreted protein, which produces MKLVLLTIGLLALAFAGIAIKIWSKKDGEFAGTCASQSPFLNQDGQACGMCGKMPSEQDCKKDMITE; this is translated from the coding sequence ATGAAACTAGTATTATTAACCATTGGGTTGTTAGCATTGGCATTTGCGGGTATCGCAATTAAAATATGGTCTAAAAAAGATGGAGAATTTGCAGGAACTTGCGCAAGTCAAAGTCCTTTTTTGAATCAAGACGGACAAGCTTGTGGTATGTGTGGCAAAATGCCAAGTGAACAAGATTGCAAAAAGGATATGATTACCGAGTAA
- the lpxK gene encoding tetraacyldisaccharide 4'-kinase translates to MQVLRKLLFPISLIYGLIVFLRNRLYDMGIFSSKSFSTKTICVGNLSVGGTGKTPMIELLVRSLGQDFQVAILSRGYKRKSEGFLLSNDDSSVEDLGDEPFQLKTKFPEITVAVDADRRNGISQLENIIKPEVILLDDAFQHRKVKPDFSILLTAYDNLYVNDWYLPTGNLRDSKREASRANVIVVTKCPSDISKQDRAAIAVKMNLAADQKLLFSFLMYNTNLKGTEVTLDSLKRKKVTLVTGIANPAPLEKYLHSEGLTFEHLKYNDHHFFSDQEIAILREKECVLTTEKDYVRLQSKLPKLHYIEVKHEFLEDGKAILEAALKQFMTKTS, encoded by the coding sequence ATGCAGGTGTTACGAAAACTTCTTTTTCCTATTTCATTGATCTACGGCTTAATCGTGTTTCTTAGAAATCGCCTGTACGATATGGGTATTTTTTCTTCAAAATCGTTTTCGACAAAAACAATTTGTGTTGGTAATTTAAGTGTAGGCGGAACAGGAAAAACACCTATGATAGAGTTATTGGTGCGTTCTCTTGGTCAAGACTTTCAAGTAGCAATACTAAGTAGAGGTTACAAAAGAAAATCTGAAGGATTCTTACTTTCTAACGATGACAGCAGTGTAGAAGATTTAGGAGATGAGCCTTTTCAATTAAAAACTAAATTCCCTGAAATTACAGTAGCGGTCGATGCCGATAGAAGAAATGGGATTAGTCAGCTTGAAAATATAATAAAGCCGGAAGTAATTTTATTAGACGATGCTTTTCAGCATAGAAAAGTGAAGCCAGATTTTTCAATTCTATTAACTGCATATGATAATTTGTATGTGAATGATTGGTATTTGCCAACGGGTAACTTGCGAGATTCTAAAAGAGAGGCAAGTCGTGCAAATGTTATAGTAGTTACTAAATGTCCGTCAGATATATCCAAACAAGACAGAGCGGCAATAGCGGTAAAAATGAATCTTGCGGCTGATCAAAAGCTATTGTTTAGTTTTTTGATGTATAATACTAATTTAAAAGGCACTGAGGTAACTTTAGATTCGTTAAAAAGGAAAAAGGTAACATTGGTGACAGGTATTGCGAATCCTGCGCCATTAGAGAAATATTTACATTCAGAAGGACTCACTTTTGAACACTTAAAATATAACGATCACCATTTTTTTTCTGATCAAGAGATTGCAATATTAAGAGAAAAGGAATGTGTTCTAACCACAGAAAAAGATTATGTACGTTTACAATCTAAGCTACCTAAGTTGCACTATATAGAAGTTAAGCATGAGTTTTTAGAAGATGGTAAAGCTATTTTAGAAGCAGCGTTAAAACAGTTTATGACAAAGACTTCTTAG
- a CDS encoding Nif3-like dinuclear metal center hexameric protein, with translation MTVKDITKILEDFAPLSYAEDFDNVGLLVGNASAEVSGVLVTLDTLENVVDEAIAKKCNLIISFHPIIFGGLKKITGKNYVERVVIKAIKNDIAIYSNHTALDNARHGVNAKICEVLGLLNTQILIPQKNTIKKLTTYIPNDNLEEVKNALFAAGAGDIGNYSDCSFTVEGSGTYKANADANPTKGSIGTTHTENEIMLTCVFGKNEQSAVVNALLSSHPYEEVAYDIQTIENTNQYIGMGMVGELDKELSETAFLNHLKLKMNAKLVRHSNFLNKPIKKVAVLGGSGSFAIGAAKAAGVDVFVTADLKYHQFYEAENQIVLADIGHFETEQFTKNLLVDYLTKKIPNFAIHLSESITNPINYF, from the coding sequence ATGACTGTAAAAGACATCACCAAAATATTAGAGGACTTTGCTCCTTTAAGCTATGCCGAAGATTTTGACAATGTAGGATTGTTAGTTGGCAACGCCTCTGCAGAAGTCAGCGGAGTACTTGTCACCCTTGATACTTTAGAAAATGTTGTCGATGAAGCCATTGCTAAAAAATGTAATTTAATTATAAGCTTTCACCCTATTATTTTTGGAGGATTAAAAAAAATTACTGGTAAAAATTATGTGGAACGCGTGGTTATTAAAGCGATTAAAAACGACATTGCCATATATTCTAACCATACGGCTCTTGACAACGCTCGACATGGTGTTAATGCTAAAATCTGTGAGGTTTTAGGTTTATTGAACACCCAGATATTGATTCCTCAAAAAAATACGATTAAAAAATTGACCACCTATATACCTAACGATAATCTAGAAGAAGTTAAAAATGCCCTTTTTGCTGCGGGTGCAGGTGATATCGGCAATTATTCTGATTGTAGTTTTACTGTTGAAGGTAGTGGCACTTATAAAGCGAATGCAGATGCGAACCCTACGAAGGGAAGTATTGGCACTACACATACAGAAAATGAAATAATGCTTACCTGCGTATTTGGCAAGAACGAACAATCTGCTGTAGTTAACGCTTTGTTGTCTTCTCACCCATATGAAGAAGTAGCTTATGACATACAAACTATAGAAAACACCAACCAATATATTGGTATGGGTATGGTGGGCGAATTGGATAAAGAGCTTTCAGAAACAGCGTTTTTGAACCATTTAAAGCTTAAAATGAATGCTAAACTGGTACGACACTCTAATTTTTTAAATAAACCAATTAAAAAAGTAGCAGTACTTGGCGGCAGTGGTTCATTTGCCATTGGCGCGGCAAAAGCTGCCGGAGTAGACGTATTTGTTACCGCAGACCTTAAATACCACCAATTTTACGAGGCTGAAAACCAAATAGTTTTGGCAGATATAGGACACTTTGAAACTGAGCAGTTTACAAAAAACCTTTTAGTTGATTATCTTACGAAAAAAATTCCTAATTTTGCAATCCATTTATCGGAAAG
- the gap gene encoding type I glyceraldehyde-3-phosphate dehydrogenase → MHKLNIGINGFGRIGRTLFRLMQAHENLNVVAINDLADTRTLSHLLKYDSIHGTSPLDISHDEKHIIVNGSAIALHNESHPSKINWSFAAVDIVVECTGKFKDRETLSFHIKNGAKKVILSVPPTEDDIKMIVFGINENTLSKSDDIISNASCTTNNAAPMIKIINDLCGIEQAYITTIHSYTTDQSLHDQPHRDLRRARAASQSIVPTTTGAAKALTKIFPELADTIGGCGIRVPVPNGSLTDITLNVKRATSIEEINSTFEKASKNQFKNIVHYTSDPIVSIDINNSCYSCTFDSLMTSVIGKMVKIIGWYDNETGYSSRIIDLINFISTKNYI, encoded by the coding sequence ATGCATAAACTGAACATAGGCATTAATGGTTTTGGAAGAATAGGTAGAACCCTATTTCGCCTTATGCAAGCACATGAGAATTTAAATGTGGTTGCCATTAACGATTTGGCAGACACCCGTACTCTTTCGCATTTATTAAAATACGATAGTATTCATGGTACCTCACCTCTTGACATATCGCATGATGAAAAGCATATCATTGTTAATGGTAGCGCTATTGCTTTACATAACGAATCTCATCCTTCTAAAATAAATTGGTCATTTGCAGCGGTAGACATAGTCGTAGAATGTACCGGTAAATTTAAAGACAGAGAAACATTATCTTTTCATATTAAAAATGGTGCTAAAAAAGTTATTTTATCAGTACCACCAACCGAAGATGATATTAAAATGATTGTCTTTGGTATTAATGAAAACACATTGTCAAAATCTGATGATATTATATCTAATGCCTCTTGTACTACGAACAATGCTGCGCCCATGATAAAAATTATCAATGATTTATGTGGTATTGAGCAAGCTTATATTACAACTATACATTCTTACACAACAGACCAAAGTTTACATGATCAACCACATAGAGATCTAAGAAGGGCTCGCGCGGCATCACAATCTATAGTACCAACAACCACTGGTGCAGCAAAAGCATTGACCAAAATATTCCCAGAGTTGGCAGATACTATTGGGGGTTGCGGTATTAGAGTACCAGTACCTAATGGCTCGTTGACCGATATTACCTTGAATGTAAAACGTGCTACAAGTATTGAAGAAATAAACTCTACATTTGAGAAAGCGTCAAAAAATCAGTTTAAAAATATAGTTCACTATACCAGTGATCCAATAGTTTCTATTGATATAAACAATAGTTGCTATTCTTGTACGTTTGATTCTTTGATGACTTCCGTAATAGGTAAAATGGTTAAAATTATTGGCTGGTACGATAATGAAACTGGATATAGCAGCAGAATCATAGATTTAATTAATTTTATTAGTACTAAAAATTATATTTGA